A genomic segment from Pollutimonas thiosulfatoxidans encodes:
- a CDS encoding ABC transporter ATP-binding protein, which produces MQPIISVSSLGKTYASGFQALKHINLDIERGEIFALLGPNGAGKTTLISIICGLVRPSTGTVKANGYDIVTQYRQARATIGLVPQELTTDAFETVWDTVSFSRGLFGKPKNPAHIEKVLRALSLWNKKDNKLITLSGGMKRRVLIAKALSHEPQILFLDEPTAGVDVSLRKEMWDVVRSLRDTGVTVILTTHYIEEAEEMADRVGVINHGEIVLVEEKKALMNKLGKKQLTLQLHQPLQGLPPALAAYQLDVSGDGCELVYTYDTQRQHNDITTLFHQLDRAGISFKDLHTTQSSLEEIFVQLVKEGS; this is translated from the coding sequence ATGCAACCCATCATTTCCGTATCAAGCCTGGGCAAAACCTATGCCTCAGGCTTTCAAGCGTTAAAACATATCAACCTGGACATAGAGCGGGGCGAAATCTTTGCCTTGCTCGGCCCTAACGGGGCCGGAAAAACCACGCTTATCAGTATCATTTGCGGGCTGGTGCGCCCCAGTACGGGCACAGTCAAGGCCAACGGCTACGACATCGTCACCCAGTACCGCCAGGCGCGCGCAACCATAGGCCTGGTGCCGCAAGAGCTCACCACCGATGCCTTCGAGACGGTCTGGGACACGGTCAGCTTCAGTCGGGGCCTGTTCGGCAAACCGAAGAATCCCGCTCATATCGAAAAAGTGCTGCGCGCGCTGTCGCTCTGGAATAAAAAAGACAACAAGCTCATCACGCTGTCAGGCGGCATGAAGCGCCGTGTCCTGATTGCCAAAGCCTTGTCTCACGAGCCCCAAATCCTGTTCCTGGATGAACCCACGGCGGGCGTGGACGTTTCCTTGCGCAAAGAGATGTGGGACGTCGTGCGTTCCTTGCGAGACACAGGCGTGACGGTGATTCTTACCACCCACTATATTGAAGAAGCCGAGGAGATGGCAGACCGCGTAGGGGTGATCAACCATGGCGAGATCGTTCTTGTTGAAGAAAAAAAGGCCTTGATGAACAAGCTGGGCAAGAAGCAGCTTACCTTGCAGTTGCATCAGCCGCTGCAGGGCCTGCCCCCGGCACTGGCCGCTTATCAACTCGATGTATCGGGTGACGGTTGCGAGCTGGTGTACACCTACGATACCCAGCGTCAGCACAACGACATCACTACCCTGTTCCACCAGCTGGATCGCGCGGGCATCAGCTTCAAGGACCTGCACACCACGCAGAGCTCTTTGGAAGAAATTTTTGTGCAATTGGTAAAGGAAGGCTCATGA
- a CDS encoding NAD(P)H-hydrate dehydratase, translated as MVSSPSCTTLLTPAQMQAADRAAINAGVSGLALMEAAGAAVANAVAAHYRRCPIVVLCGPGNNGGDGFVAARHLRDAGWPLRLAYWGDPTTITGDAAYFAERWTGQIEAATPATLAGAELVIDALLGAGLSRGLEGSLAALVQALADSKLPICAVDVPTGLDGASGQPMGVVAPAELTVTFFRKKPGHLLMPGRQLCGKVVLADIGIPATVLDTMDAQVSENHPALWLDRYPWPTLDAHKYQRGHAVVVGGSIMAGASRLAAMACARIGAGLVTLAAPQDVWPIYAGALTSIMVQPMADPDGLADILSDARKNAIVVGPGAGLGQTTRRHVEQALATQRAVVLDADAISVFAAEPQALFRLIDGPCVLTPHDGEFGRLFSVQGSKLQRASQAARLSGAVIVLKGADTVVAAPDGRCVINTNAPPDLATGGTGDVLAGLIAGLMAQGLSPYDAGCTAVWIHGEAARLFGPGLVSEDLPPAIPRVLRRLRRRAEARSA; from the coding sequence ATGGTTTCTTCCCCATCCTGCACCACATTGCTGACACCTGCCCAGATGCAGGCGGCTGATCGGGCCGCCATCAATGCAGGTGTCAGCGGCCTGGCCTTGATGGAAGCGGCGGGCGCTGCTGTCGCCAATGCCGTGGCGGCTCACTATCGCCGATGTCCTATCGTGGTGTTGTGCGGCCCGGGTAACAACGGCGGTGACGGTTTCGTGGCCGCCCGGCACTTGCGCGATGCCGGCTGGCCACTGCGCCTGGCTTACTGGGGAGACCCTACAACCATCACCGGTGATGCCGCCTATTTCGCCGAGCGCTGGACGGGCCAGATAGAAGCGGCCACGCCTGCTACCCTGGCCGGCGCTGAACTGGTGATCGATGCCTTGCTGGGTGCCGGTTTGTCCCGTGGACTGGAAGGTTCGCTGGCTGCGCTGGTGCAAGCGCTGGCCGACAGCAAGTTGCCGATTTGTGCCGTTGACGTCCCCACCGGGTTGGATGGCGCCAGCGGGCAGCCCATGGGCGTGGTAGCGCCGGCCGAACTCACAGTCACTTTCTTTCGCAAGAAACCGGGCCATCTGCTGATGCCCGGCCGGCAATTGTGCGGCAAGGTGGTGCTTGCCGATATCGGCATACCGGCGACCGTGCTCGACACCATGGACGCGCAGGTATCCGAGAACCATCCCGCCCTGTGGCTGGACCGCTATCCCTGGCCCACGCTGGATGCGCACAAATACCAGCGTGGCCATGCTGTTGTGGTGGGCGGCAGCATCATGGCAGGCGCATCGCGCCTTGCCGCCATGGCTTGCGCGCGTATCGGGGCAGGCTTGGTCACCCTGGCAGCGCCCCAGGATGTCTGGCCCATCTATGCCGGCGCCTTGACCAGCATCATGGTGCAACCCATGGCCGATCCCGATGGCTTGGCCGACATTCTTTCCGATGCACGCAAGAACGCCATTGTCGTCGGGCCAGGGGCTGGCCTGGGGCAGACGACCCGCCGCCATGTCGAGCAGGCGCTGGCCACCCAGCGCGCCGTCGTGCTCGATGCTGATGCCATCAGTGTCTTTGCCGCCGAGCCGCAGGCGCTGTTCCGCCTTATAGACGGGCCTTGCGTCCTGACGCCTCACGACGGGGAGTTCGGTCGCTTATTCTCCGTGCAAGGCAGCAAACTGCAACGGGCGAGCCAGGCGGCAAGGCTTAGCGGCGCGGTCATTGTGCTGAAGGGCGCCGATACCGTCGTGGCCGCTCCCGATGGGCGCTGTGTCATCAATACCAATGCGCCGCCGGACTTGGCCACGGGCGGTACCGGCGACGTGCTGGCCGGCTTGATTGCCGGGCTGATGGCGCAAGGCTTGAGCCCTTACGACGCAGGCTGCACCGCCGTCTGGATACACGGCGAGGCGGCGCGCCTGTTCGGGCCGGGCCTGGTTTCTGAAGACTTGCCGCCCGCCATTCCGCGGGTATTGCGCCGCCTGCGCCGTAGGGCGGAAGCTCGCAGCGCCTAG
- a CDS encoding DMT family transporter → MLDPIKRGSIEMSVAMLISGTIGWFVLMSGLPVLDVVFWRCAIGALTLFLICGAMGLLRRGVLRWTILAWAVISGAAIVGNWLLLFAAYSRASIGIATAVYNTQPFMLVGLGALFLGERLTLDKMLWLVIAFAGMLVITQHEGTPSYGAGAYLVGVALALGAAFLYAVAAILVKRLTGTPPHLIALIQVCTGTLMLAPFIHFGTVAAQPAGVWAYLGVLGIVHTGLMYVLLYGAIQRLPTAITGALSFIYPIVAIMVDWVAFGYRLQWTQWMGVAAILLAAAAMQQGWAPLARRAAGPQSSA, encoded by the coding sequence ATGCTGGATCCAATCAAACGCGGCTCGATAGAGATGTCGGTCGCCATGCTTATTTCGGGAACCATAGGCTGGTTCGTCCTGATGTCGGGCTTGCCCGTGCTTGATGTCGTTTTCTGGCGCTGTGCCATAGGCGCACTGACCTTGTTCCTGATCTGCGGAGCCATGGGCCTGCTGCGCCGTGGCGTCTTGCGCTGGACGATACTTGCCTGGGCGGTCATCAGTGGTGCTGCGATCGTGGGTAACTGGCTGCTGCTGTTTGCGGCTTACTCGCGCGCTTCCATAGGCATCGCCACCGCAGTCTATAACACCCAGCCCTTCATGCTGGTGGGGTTGGGCGCGTTGTTTCTTGGCGAACGGCTTACGTTGGACAAGATGTTGTGGCTGGTCATCGCCTTTGCCGGCATGCTGGTCATTACCCAGCACGAGGGCACGCCATCTTATGGTGCCGGCGCCTATCTGGTGGGTGTCGCCCTGGCGCTGGGTGCAGCCTTTCTGTATGCCGTTGCAGCCATTCTCGTCAAGCGGCTTACCGGGACGCCGCCCCATCTGATCGCGCTGATACAGGTATGTACCGGTACGTTGATGCTGGCGCCTTTCATTCATTTCGGAACTGTCGCTGCACAACCCGCCGGTGTATGGGCTTACCTGGGCGTACTCGGGATCGTGCACACCGGACTGATGTACGTGCTCTTGTACGGCGCCATACAGCGCCTGCCTACCGCGATAACCGGCGCACTGTCTTTCATTTACCCCATCGTCGCCATCATGGTGGACTGGGTCGCCTTTGGTTATCGGCTGCAGTGGACGCAATGGATGGGCGTGGCGGCCATACTGTTGGCGGCCGCTGCCATGCAGCAGGGGTGGGCACCGCTGGCGCGCCGAGCGGCCGGTCCCCAATCAAGTGCTTGA
- a CDS encoding fumarylacetoacetate hydrolase family protein, whose amino-acid sequence MATVIPAIPTAALAVAGSADSFPVRRVYCVGRNYAEHAKEMGFTGREDPFFFNKPADALLNVADGQTGVMPYPPRTSNLHYEIELVVALDKGGRDLSPEQAEKCVWGYAVGLDMTRRDLQGEAKKLGRPWEVGKAFDHSAPVGPLYPRERVGTLQAGAITLSVNGAVQQSSDLSKMIWSVAESLAYLSTLFELKAGDIIFTGTPEGVGPVVPGDLMVGAVAGLGELHVQVGAPAA is encoded by the coding sequence ATGGCAACGGTCATACCCGCTATCCCCACGGCCGCGCTTGCCGTGGCCGGCTCAGCCGATAGCTTCCCGGTGCGCCGGGTGTACTGCGTAGGCCGCAACTATGCCGAGCATGCCAAAGAAATGGGTTTCACCGGCCGGGAAGATCCTTTCTTCTTCAACAAGCCGGCCGACGCCTTGCTTAATGTGGCCGATGGCCAGACAGGCGTCATGCCGTACCCGCCACGCACCAGCAATCTGCATTACGAGATCGAGCTGGTGGTTGCGCTGGACAAGGGCGGGCGCGATCTAAGCCCCGAGCAAGCGGAGAAGTGCGTGTGGGGCTATGCAGTCGGCCTGGACATGACACGCCGCGATCTGCAGGGCGAAGCCAAGAAGCTGGGGCGACCCTGGGAAGTCGGCAAGGCCTTTGATCATTCGGCGCCTGTCGGCCCCTTGTATCCTCGCGAACGTGTCGGTACGCTGCAAGCCGGCGCCATCACGCTTAGCGTCAATGGCGCCGTTCAGCAGTCCAGCGATCTATCGAAAATGATCTGGAGTGTCGCCGAGTCGCTCGCGTATTTGTCCACGCTGTTCGAGCTCAAGGCTGGCGACATCATCTTTACCGGCACGCCGGAAGGGGTGGGGCCGGTCGTGCCGGGCGATCTCATGGTGGGCGCGGTAGCTGGGCTGGGCGAGCTGCATGTTCAGGTAGGCGCACCGGCCGCCTAG
- a CDS encoding MFS transporter, with protein MRIDRRITTVSSLGITQTLAWASSYYLPAMLAASMAGDLGLSVQAVFGAFSAALVLAALLGPLAGRCIDRYGGRPVLVVTNLIFAAGLIGLASAQNWLMFLGAWLLIGAGMGAGLYEAAFSTVVRLYGEAARNAITGITLFAGFASTVGWPLSAWLELEYGWRTACLVWAALHLFVGVPLNASVPQAPTPSDDPATQGPELPAEGDMHGTPPASPRHTPAHASFLLALVFAITWFISTAMAAHLPHLLQASGLTLAAAVAVSALVGPAQVVARLMEFGLRRHMHPLLSAQMAALGHPMGAALLMIIGGPAAIAFTVLHAAGNGILTIAKGTLPLVIFGPLGYGLRQGLLMVPARIAQASAPFLFGLLIDRWGAASLWASSFLGLVAFAALLWLAHGMRSRGSST; from the coding sequence ATGAGGATAGACAGACGCATAACGACAGTCAGCAGTCTGGGCATCACACAGACCCTGGCATGGGCGTCTTCCTACTACCTTCCGGCGATGCTGGCCGCATCGATGGCGGGCGACCTGGGGCTGTCCGTGCAAGCCGTCTTTGGCGCGTTCTCGGCCGCGTTGGTATTGGCCGCCCTGCTGGGGCCGCTGGCGGGACGCTGCATCGATCGCTATGGTGGTCGACCTGTGCTCGTAGTCACCAACCTGATATTCGCAGCAGGCCTGATAGGCTTGGCGTCCGCCCAGAATTGGCTGATGTTTCTTGGCGCCTGGCTGCTGATAGGGGCAGGCATGGGCGCCGGCCTCTACGAAGCGGCGTTCTCTACCGTGGTGCGGCTGTACGGCGAGGCGGCGCGCAACGCCATTACCGGGATCACGCTTTTTGCGGGCTTTGCCAGTACAGTGGGCTGGCCGCTGTCGGCCTGGCTCGAGCTGGAGTACGGCTGGCGCACGGCCTGCCTCGTCTGGGCGGCTTTACATCTGTTTGTGGGCGTGCCGCTGAATGCCTCCGTGCCTCAGGCGCCCACGCCCAGCGATGATCCGGCGACGCAGGGCCCGGAATTGCCCGCCGAAGGCGATATGCACGGCACGCCGCCCGCATCGCCTCGGCATACGCCCGCGCATGCCAGCTTCCTGCTGGCGCTGGTGTTCGCCATTACCTGGTTTATCAGCACCGCCATGGCCGCCCATCTGCCCCACCTGCTGCAGGCCAGCGGCCTGACATTGGCCGCCGCTGTTGCCGTCTCGGCACTGGTCGGGCCGGCGCAAGTGGTGGCCCGCCTTATGGAGTTCGGCCTGCGGCGGCACATGCATCCCCTGCTGTCCGCGCAAATGGCCGCCCTGGGGCATCCGATGGGCGCCGCGCTGCTGATGATTATTGGCGGCCCAGCCGCCATTGCCTTCACTGTCCTGCACGCAGCGGGCAATGGCATCCTGACGATTGCCAAAGGCACGCTGCCGCTGGTGATCTTCGGTCCCTTGGGCTACGGGTTGCGGCAGGGGTTGCTGATGGTGCCGGCGCGCATTGCACAAGCTTCGGCGCCTTTTCTATTCGGCTTGCTGATAGACCGATGGGGCGCGGCGTCCTTGTGGGCCTCCAGCTTCCTGGGCCTGGTCGCTTTTGCAGCCCTGCTGTGGCTGGCTCATGGCATGAGATCGCGGGGGTCAAGCACTTGA
- the ppa gene encoding inorganic diphosphatase gives MSLERVSAGPKLPDEFNVIIEIPMNANPVKYEVDKDSGAVFVDRFMLTAMHYPCNYGYIPQTISDDGDPVDVLVLAPFPIQVGAVIRARAIGVLHMDDEAGGDAKLLAVPIDKIYPPYRDIKKPEDLPSEELARIQHFFEHYKDLENGKWVKVKGWDGVDAAMKEIRDSVDRYAKQSD, from the coding sequence ATGAGCTTAGAGCGCGTATCTGCCGGCCCCAAACTGCCGGATGAATTCAATGTCATCATCGAAATCCCCATGAATGCCAACCCCGTGAAATACGAAGTCGACAAAGACTCCGGTGCGGTGTTTGTGGATCGCTTCATGCTGACTGCCATGCATTACCCCTGCAACTATGGCTACATTCCCCAGACGATTTCCGACGATGGCGATCCTGTCGATGTGCTCGTGCTTGCTCCCTTCCCGATCCAGGTCGGTGCCGTGATTCGTGCTCGTGCCATTGGTGTATTGCACATGGATGACGAAGCCGGCGGCGATGCCAAGCTGTTGGCGGTCCCAATCGACAAAATTTACCCGCCTTACCGCGACATCAAGAAACCGGAAGATCTTCCCAGCGAAGAGCTCGCCCGCATCCAGCATTTCTTCGAGCACTACAAAGACCTCGAGAATGGCAAATGGGTCAAGGTCAAGGGTTGGGACGGTGTGGACGCCGCCATGAAAGAAATCCGCGACAGCGTCGACCGCTACGCCAAACAATCGGACTGA
- a CDS encoding heme biosynthesis HemY N-terminal domain-containing protein has translation MRTSLWTLLVFVAAVGLALVLRDHSGNVLIVAQPWRIELSLTLAVLLIIASFVIFHVVLRVLGWIGHGPERFRSWRGLRFQKRDHELLEKGWINVLEGRYVEAEKDLTKLLGRTRSSSRKVLAGLASARASHHLGEYARRDEALALARESAANDPRLREATATVAAEMYLDQNRPQDALVLLQPLQDASTRYFHATRLLLRAHRQLRNHDRVYELTRLLLRRGVMDKAEALQLIETSASARLAEAGPEGFKAIWSDLKADERVLPDIALAAASVQQEQGNIDEASRILEAALNVRMEPRLINAYSQCPPEHVARRLSKAEDWLKSHPEDSALLAALGNLCLTGQLWGQGEYYLLRSMKLRSDMRIHALLGNLYDRLGRSADAMQHWRLASGVAGVLPVLATSRALPAADTRGDPTLIDVEHMPTAQVLPSAPAPVAASAADFGDDDFLAGGSPAPSAHHPAPGTNVPLAEASDSTMDEYFDSAPIPGVDLSQTSDRPARRSGHD, from the coding sequence ATGAGAACTTCCTTGTGGACTTTGCTGGTGTTCGTGGCCGCTGTCGGCCTGGCGTTGGTATTGCGCGACCACAGCGGTAACGTCCTGATCGTTGCCCAGCCGTGGCGCATCGAGCTCTCACTGACGCTGGCCGTCCTGCTGATCATTGCTTCTTTTGTGATCTTTCATGTGGTGCTTCGCGTGCTGGGCTGGATAGGCCACGGCCCCGAGCGATTCCGCTCCTGGCGCGGCCTGCGCTTTCAGAAGCGCGATCACGAACTGCTGGAAAAGGGCTGGATCAATGTGTTGGAAGGCCGTTACGTCGAGGCCGAGAAAGACCTGACCAAGCTGCTGGGCCGCACCCGCTCCAGCAGCCGCAAGGTCTTGGCCGGCCTCGCGTCGGCGCGCGCCTCGCATCACCTGGGCGAGTATGCCCGCCGCGACGAAGCGCTGGCCTTGGCCCGCGAAAGCGCCGCCAACGATCCCCGACTGCGTGAAGCGACCGCCACGGTCGCAGCAGAAATGTATCTGGATCAGAATCGACCGCAAGACGCTCTGGTGTTGCTGCAACCGCTGCAGGATGCCAGCACGCGTTATTTTCATGCCACGCGCCTGCTCTTGCGCGCACACCGCCAGTTGCGCAACCATGACCGCGTCTACGAACTGACCCGTCTGTTGTTGCGCCGGGGCGTCATGGACAAGGCCGAGGCTCTGCAGCTTATCGAAACTTCCGCATCGGCCCGACTGGCCGAAGCGGGCCCCGAAGGCTTCAAGGCCATCTGGAGCGACCTTAAGGCCGATGAGCGTGTACTGCCCGACATTGCCCTCGCCGCAGCTTCCGTGCAGCAGGAACAAGGCAATATCGATGAGGCCTCGCGCATACTCGAGGCGGCCCTCAATGTCCGGATGGAGCCCCGGCTGATCAATGCCTATTCGCAGTGTCCGCCCGAGCATGTTGCCAGGCGGCTCAGCAAGGCTGAAGACTGGCTCAAGTCTCATCCTGAAGATTCGGCCTTGTTGGCCGCCTTGGGCAATCTATGCCTTACCGGTCAGTTGTGGGGGCAGGGCGAATACTATCTTCTGCGCAGCATGAAGCTGCGCAGCGATATGCGCATACACGCCTTGCTGGGTAATTTGTACGATCGCCTGGGTCGCAGCGCGGACGCCATGCAGCATTGGCGCCTGGCTTCCGGCGTGGCAGGGGTGCTGCCGGTGCTGGCGACCAGCCGAGCCTTGCCTGCCGCCGACACGCGCGGCGATCCTACGCTTATCGATGTCGAGCACATGCCGACTGCGCAGGTACTGCCATCCGCGCCGGCTCCGGTAGCGGCCAGTGCCGCCGACTTCGGCGATGACGACTTTCTGGCCGGGGGTTCACCGGCACCATCGGCACACCATCCCGCGCCCGGCACGAACGTCCCTCTGGCCGAGGCATCCGATAGCACCATGGATGAATATTTCGATAGCGCTCCCATTCCTGGTGTTGATTTGTCCCAGACTTCCGACCGACCGGCACGCCGCTCCGGACACGACTAA
- a CDS encoding YajQ family cyclic di-GMP-binding protein: MPSFDVVSEVDKHELSNAVDQANRELATRFDFKGSDAKFELEGYVVTQTAPSVFQLNQMLDILRGRLAARSIDIRCMEVGDPLENLGGARRKITIKQGIEQAISKKLIAELKTAKLKVEAQINGEKLRISGKKRDDLQAAMALMRKSEVELPLQFDNFRD, translated from the coding sequence ATGCCTTCCTTTGATGTTGTTTCCGAAGTCGACAAGCACGAGCTAAGCAATGCGGTCGACCAGGCTAACCGCGAACTCGCCACACGGTTCGACTTCAAGGGCAGCGATGCGAAGTTCGAACTCGAGGGCTATGTGGTCACACAGACGGCGCCCAGTGTCTTCCAGCTAAATCAGATGCTCGACATCTTGCGCGGCCGCCTGGCCGCGCGCAGTATCGATATACGCTGTATGGAAGTGGGCGATCCACTGGAAAACCTGGGGGGGGCGCGTCGCAAGATCACCATCAAGCAAGGTATCGAGCAGGCCATCTCCAAAAAGCTTATTGCCGAACTGAAAACAGCCAAACTGAAGGTGGAAGCCCAGATCAACGGCGAAAAACTGCGCATCAGCGGCAAGAAGCGCGATGACCTGCAGGCGGCCATGGCGCTGATGCGCAAGTCCGAAGTCGAGCTACCCCTGCAGTTCGACAACTTTCGCGATTAA
- a CDS encoding ABC transporter permease, translating to MNLHAMRAIYMFEMARTWRTLLQSIIAPVISTSLYFVVFGAAIGNRITEIDGISYGAFIVPGLIMLSLLTQSISNASFGIYFPKFSGTIYELLSAPVSYVEITISYVGAAATKSIILAIIILITAEFFVPLQIDHPIWMVSFLVLTAVTFSLFGFIIGIWADGFEKLQLVPLLIVTPLTFLGGSFYSINMLPPFWQTVTLFNPVVYLVSGFRWSFYGIADVNVWVSLAMTLLFLAMCLALVAWIFRTGYRLKN from the coding sequence ATGAACCTGCATGCCATGCGCGCTATCTATATGTTCGAAATGGCCAGAACCTGGCGTACCCTGCTGCAGAGCATTATTGCGCCGGTCATTTCGACTTCGCTTTATTTTGTGGTGTTCGGCGCCGCCATCGGCAACCGCATCACCGAGATCGACGGCATCAGCTATGGCGCCTTCATTGTGCCCGGCCTGATCATGTTGTCTTTGCTGACCCAAAGCATTTCCAACGCCTCTTTCGGGATTTATTTTCCGAAATTTTCAGGAACCATCTACGAACTGCTGTCGGCGCCGGTATCCTACGTCGAGATCACCATCAGCTACGTCGGGGCGGCGGCGACCAAGTCCATCATCCTGGCCATTATCATCCTGATCACGGCCGAGTTTTTCGTGCCCTTGCAGATTGATCACCCGATCTGGATGGTGAGCTTCCTGGTGTTGACGGCGGTAACCTTCAGTCTGTTTGGCTTCATTATCGGGATCTGGGCCGACGGCTTCGAAAAACTGCAGCTGGTACCGCTATTGATCGTTACGCCCTTGACCTTCCTGGGCGGAAGCTTTTATTCCATTAATATGCTGCCGCCCTTCTGGCAGACCGTAACGCTGTTCAATCCAGTGGTTTACCTGGTAAGCGGCTTTCGCTGGAGCTTCTACGGAATTGCCGACGTCAACGTGTGGGTAAGCCTGGCCATGACATTGCTGTTTCTGGCCATGTGTCTGGCATTGGTCGCGTGGATCTTCCGTACGGGCTACAGGCTGAAGAATTAA
- a CDS encoding Lrp/AsnC family transcriptional regulator, with the protein MPDEIDRILIVALMEDSRLSLKALAGLSGLSSPSVAERLRRLEERGILTGYTVNVDPKAFGYMLQAIVRVRPLPGQMRAIERHIQSIPEFTECDKVTGEDCFVARLSVRSMEQLDAILDKLSDRAETNTSIVKASPVKRRLPPLSIVRS; encoded by the coding sequence ATGCCGGACGAAATCGACCGTATCCTCATTGTGGCCCTTATGGAAGACTCGCGTCTGTCGCTCAAGGCGCTTGCCGGCCTTAGCGGGCTGTCGTCGCCCAGTGTGGCCGAACGGCTGCGACGACTGGAAGAGCGCGGCATCCTGACGGGCTATACCGTCAACGTCGACCCCAAAGCGTTTGGCTATATGCTGCAGGCCATTGTTCGAGTGCGGCCGCTGCCTGGACAGATGCGCGCCATTGAACGCCACATCCAATCCATCCCCGAGTTCACTGAGTGCGACAAAGTCACTGGCGAAGACTGCTTCGTTGCGCGACTTAGCGTGCGATCCATGGAGCAGCTTGATGCCATCCTGGACAAGCTGTCCGATCGGGCCGAGACCAACACTTCCATCGTCAAGGCCAGCCCCGTCAAACGTCGGCTGCCGCCGCTTTCCATCGTTCGCTCATGA
- a CDS encoding acyl-CoA synthetase, with translation MQSIFDQDLPQTPANYAAISPLSFLERSATVYPQRLAVVHGSGSTALRRTWSELYARCRQLASALAQRGIGKGDTVAAMLPNTPPMVEAHFGVPMAGAVLNAINTRLDPQTVAFMLDHGEAKVIIVDTEFAPVVSQALKLRKSTAPIYVIDAADALYTGSNQPIGEVDYDAFVAGGDPAFAWDLPANEWDAIALNYTSGTTGNPKGVVYHHRGAAAAAISNILEWDMPKHAVYLWTLPMFHCNGWCFPWAVAARAGVNVCLRRVEAQAIFDAIREHGVDHYCGAPIVQSMLVNAPESMKTGIPKGIKAMVAGAAPPASMIEGMERMGFDLLHVYGLTETYGPATVCAKHEAWDDLDIGERARLNARQGVAYHLERGISVMDGATMQEMPADGEAMGEIMFRGNIVMKGYLKNPKATQEALAGGWFHSGDLAVMDPDGYVKIKDRNKDIIISGGENISSIEVEDVLYRHPDVLAAAVVARPDTRWGETPCAFIELKEGAQATTESIIDHCKKHMASFKVPRMVVFCELPKTSTGKIQKFALRKQAEALESTAVAS, from the coding sequence ATGCAAAGCATTTTCGACCAAGACCTGCCCCAGACGCCGGCCAACTACGCGGCGATCTCGCCCCTATCATTCCTTGAACGCTCGGCGACGGTCTATCCGCAACGCCTGGCGGTAGTGCATGGCAGTGGCAGCACTGCCCTGCGCCGAACGTGGTCCGAGCTGTATGCGCGGTGCCGCCAACTGGCTAGCGCGCTGGCGCAGCGCGGCATCGGCAAGGGCGATACCGTGGCAGCCATGCTGCCCAATACGCCGCCCATGGTTGAAGCGCATTTTGGTGTACCCATGGCCGGCGCTGTGCTTAACGCCATCAATACCCGCCTGGATCCTCAAACGGTGGCCTTCATGCTGGATCACGGCGAGGCCAAGGTCATTATCGTAGACACCGAATTCGCGCCGGTCGTAAGCCAGGCTCTGAAACTGCGAAAATCCACCGCACCTATTTACGTAATCGACGCAGCCGATGCCTTGTATACGGGCAGCAACCAGCCCATAGGCGAAGTCGATTACGACGCTTTCGTCGCCGGTGGCGACCCAGCCTTTGCCTGGGATCTGCCCGCCAACGAGTGGGACGCCATCGCCCTTAACTACACCAGCGGCACCACGGGCAATCCCAAAGGCGTGGTCTACCACCATCGCGGCGCGGCAGCGGCGGCCATCTCCAATATTCTCGAATGGGATATGCCCAAGCATGCTGTCTACCTCTGGACGCTGCCCATGTTCCATTGCAATGGCTGGTGCTTCCCTTGGGCGGTTGCGGCTCGCGCCGGTGTCAACGTGTGTTTGCGCCGTGTCGAAGCGCAGGCCATCTTTGATGCCATACGCGAACATGGCGTGGATCACTATTGCGGTGCACCGATAGTGCAAAGCATGCTGGTCAACGCCCCAGAGTCCATGAAGACCGGCATCCCCAAGGGGATCAAGGCCATGGTCGCCGGCGCCGCGCCACCCGCCTCCATGATCGAAGGCATGGAACGCATGGGCTTTGATCTCTTGCACGTTTATGGCTTGACCGAAACTTACGGGCCGGCCACGGTCTGCGCCAAGCACGAAGCCTGGGACGACCTGGACATCGGCGAGCGCGCCCGCCTGAATGCCCGGCAAGGCGTGGCGTATCACCTCGAGCGTGGCATCAGTGTCATGGACGGGGCCACCATGCAAGAGATGCCGGCCGATGGCGAAGCCATGGGCGAAATCATGTTCCGCGGCAATATTGTCATGAAGGGTTATTTAAAAAACCCCAAGGCGACTCAAGAGGCCTTGGCCGGTGGCTGGTTCCATAGTGGTGACCTGGCCGTGATGGACCCGGACGGCTACGTCAAGATCAAGGACCGCAATAAAGACATCATTATTTCGGGCGGCGAAAACATCTCTTCGATCGAGGTCGAAGACGTGCTGTACCGGCATCCCGACGTACTGGCGGCGGCCGTTGTTGCCAGGCCGGATACGCGGTGGGGCGAAACGCCTTGCGCTTTTATCGAGCTGAAAGAGGGCGCCCAGGCGACCACGGAATCCATCATCGATCATTGCAAGAAGCATATGGCCAGTTTCAAAGTGCCGCGCATGGTCGTGTTCTGCGAACTGCCCAAGACATCTACGGGCAAAATCCAGAAATTCGCCCTGCGCAAGCAAGCCGAAGCGCTCGAAAGCACCGCTGTCGCAAGTTGA